In Nocardia higoensis, the following proteins share a genomic window:
- a CDS encoding hemolysin family protein, producing MTADTVVNVLFVVVFILIGGVFAAAEIALVTLRESQLRSLERRGRRGARTAALARNPNRFLSAVQIGVTVAGFFSAAYGASTIAPDFSPVLREWGLSEEAANAVALIATTLVIAYLSLILGELVPKRLALQRTTGVSLATASPLDRFATVMSPVIWLLSVSTDALVRLLGGDPGHKGEEMTHDELRELLTGHRGIPDEERQMLAEVFDAGERSLAKVMRPRTEVDFLDADLAVNEARERAIEAGHSRYPVARSSLDDVLGFVHLRDLLRAGESENRTVAGLCRPLLQLPASKSALATLTLMRRGNTQLVLVVDEYGGTAGIATVEDIVEEIVGEIGDEFDPLPSGANHSAATGAPHRIDGLLIVEDAEQILGITLPDGPYETVAGCVLHHLQRIPQIGDSVVIEGHRFTVSDLDGKRIAALRVTPQRASAP from the coding sequence ATGACCGCGGACACGGTCGTGAACGTGTTGTTCGTCGTGGTGTTCATCCTGATCGGTGGCGTGTTCGCCGCCGCTGAGATCGCCCTGGTGACGTTGCGCGAGAGTCAGCTGCGGTCGCTCGAGCGGCGGGGCAGGCGCGGCGCCAGGACCGCCGCTTTGGCTCGGAATCCGAACCGGTTCTTGTCCGCGGTCCAGATCGGGGTGACCGTGGCCGGGTTCTTCTCGGCCGCCTACGGCGCCTCGACGATCGCACCGGATTTCAGCCCTGTCCTGCGGGAATGGGGGTTGTCCGAGGAGGCGGCGAACGCGGTGGCGTTGATCGCGACCACGTTGGTGATCGCGTATCTGTCGCTGATTCTCGGCGAGCTGGTACCCAAACGCCTCGCACTGCAGCGCACGACGGGGGTGTCGCTGGCGACGGCGTCGCCGCTGGATCGGTTCGCCACGGTGATGTCGCCGGTGATATGGCTGCTGTCGGTATCCACCGATGCGCTCGTGCGCCTGCTCGGCGGGGATCCCGGGCACAAGGGCGAGGAGATGACCCACGACGAGCTCCGGGAGTTGCTGACCGGTCATCGCGGCATTCCCGACGAAGAACGCCAGATGCTCGCCGAGGTCTTCGATGCCGGGGAACGCAGTCTGGCCAAGGTGATGAGGCCCAGGACCGAAGTGGACTTCCTCGACGCGGACCTGGCCGTGAACGAGGCTCGTGAGCGAGCGATCGAAGCCGGGCACAGCCGGTATCCGGTCGCTCGATCTTCCCTCGACGATGTTCTCGGTTTCGTTCATCTGCGTGACTTGCTGCGCGCTGGAGAGTCCGAGAACCGGACGGTCGCCGGCTTGTGTCGGCCGCTGCTGCAGTTGCCTGCCTCGAAATCCGCGCTTGCCACACTCACGCTGATGCGCCGGGGCAATACGCAACTGGTCCTCGTGGTCGATGAGTACGGTGGCACCGCCGGTATCGCCACCGTGGAGGACATCGTCGAAGAGATCGTCGGGGAGATCGGCGACGAATTCGATCCGCTGCCGAGCGGCGCCAACCATTCGGCCGCCACGGGGGCGCCCCATCGCATCGATGGGCTGCTGATCGTGGAAGACGCCGAACAGATCTTGGGTATCACCTTGCCCGACGGCCCTTACGAAACCGTCGCGGGCTGCGTCCTGCACCATCTGCAGCGTATCCCTCAGATCGGGGACAGTGTGGTGATCGAAGGCCATCGGTTCACGGTGAGCGATCTGGACGGCAAACGCATCGCCGCGCTACGAGTCACGCCCCAGCGTGCCTCGGCACCGTAG
- a CDS encoding lipase family protein has translation MSTVVTRILILILSILSLGVVGAPAQAEPLYPQPDPDPFYAPPADLGSLQPGDVVRTRRIDTMPYVGTEGWQVAFRSTNSGGNPIMGVTTVLIPVGVRNPPLVSYQALINSLGSRCNPSRSLFNGELQDAVGAMLPIGRGWAISLPDYLGPNVAYGAAKLSGMVTLDSVKAAQRVTELGLADSPVAIAGYSGGGMATAWAAALQPTYAPDLKLAAAVAGGVPADLEQMALSLGFDPHPGFGLAFAAAMGLEREYPDRLPISDQLNENGLWFREFTHDACRRFLLFHGAFRSAEQMAASKSLMDSPQAREVLRENSLRDFPGVPTVPTYLWQGRYDTLTAFGPLAETAERYCKAGAPVQMVPYDIAEHMTAAVAGFADAWNYVEARFRGEPAPTSC, from the coding sequence GTGTCGACAGTCGTGACCCGCATCCTGATCTTGATCCTGAGCATCCTTTCGCTCGGCGTCGTGGGCGCGCCCGCCCAAGCCGAACCGCTCTACCCTCAGCCGGACCCGGATCCGTTCTACGCCCCGCCCGCCGACCTCGGCTCCCTGCAGCCCGGTGACGTGGTGCGGACCCGCCGGATCGACACCATGCCCTATGTGGGCACCGAAGGCTGGCAGGTGGCTTTCCGCTCCACCAACTCCGGCGGCAACCCGATCATGGGCGTCACCACCGTGCTGATCCCCGTGGGCGTACGCAACCCGCCGCTGGTTTCCTACCAGGCGTTGATCAATTCGCTCGGCTCGCGCTGCAACCCCTCGCGCTCGCTGTTCAACGGCGAACTGCAGGACGCCGTCGGCGCGATGTTGCCCATCGGCCGCGGTTGGGCCATCTCCCTGCCCGACTACCTCGGCCCCAACGTCGCCTACGGCGCCGCGAAGCTCAGCGGCATGGTGACCCTCGACAGCGTGAAAGCGGCGCAGCGTGTCACCGAACTGGGCCTGGCCGATTCACCGGTGGCGATCGCCGGCTACTCCGGCGGCGGCATGGCCACCGCCTGGGCGGCCGCCTTGCAGCCCACCTACGCTCCTGACCTGAAACTCGCCGCGGCGGTCGCGGGCGGTGTCCCCGCCGACCTGGAACAGATGGCCCTCAGCCTCGGTTTCGACCCGCACCCCGGCTTCGGTCTCGCCTTCGCCGCCGCGATGGGCCTGGAGCGCGAATACCCCGACCGCCTGCCGATCTCGGACCAGCTGAACGAGAACGGTCTGTGGTTCCGGGAGTTCACCCACGACGCCTGCCGTCGCTTCCTGCTCTTCCACGGCGCCTTCCGCAGCGCCGAGCAGATGGCCGCCTCCAAGAGCCTGATGGACAGCCCACAGGCGCGAGAAGTGCTGCGCGAGAACAGCTTGCGCGATTTCCCCGGCGTCCCCACCGTTCCCACCTATCTGTGGCAAGGCCGCTACGACACTCTCACCGCGTTCGGCCCGCTCGCCGAGACCGCCGAGCGCTACTGCAAGGCGGGGGCACCGGTGCAGATGGTGCCCTACGACATCGCCGAGCACATGACGGCGGCTGTCGCCGGGTTCGCCGACGCCTGGAATTACGTCGAAGCACGATTCCGGGGCGAGCCCGCGCCGACCAGCTGCTGA
- a CDS encoding DUF1990 family protein: MSDDGASGFTYSAVGATAGRTPTGYHLFTRRRRIGRGRALFERAGAEVMAYRMLDGAGVFHSASSPVAAPGTRVVVRLGVGPVAISAACRVVYVVDEPDRRGFAYGTLPGHPVSGEELFAVEYDPADESVYAVVTAFSRPAVWYLRLAGPLARLGQRRMADRYISAVSTA; encoded by the coding sequence GTGAGTGACGACGGCGCGAGCGGTTTCACCTATTCAGCAGTCGGCGCCACGGCGGGCCGGACACCGACCGGTTATCACCTTTTCACCCGGCGGCGCCGGATCGGACGTGGTCGGGCACTGTTCGAGCGCGCGGGTGCCGAGGTCATGGCGTATCGGATGCTCGATGGCGCGGGCGTTTTCCACTCCGCGAGTTCGCCCGTCGCCGCACCGGGAACACGCGTGGTGGTGCGGTTGGGTGTGGGGCCCGTGGCGATATCCGCGGCCTGCCGGGTCGTGTATGTCGTGGACGAGCCGGACCGTCGCGGATTCGCCTACGGCACGCTGCCGGGGCATCCGGTCAGCGGGGAGGAACTGTTCGCGGTGGAGTACGACCCGGCCGACGAGTCGGTGTACGCCGTGGTCACGGCGTTCTCTCGCCCTGCGGTGTGGTATCTGCGGCTCGCCGGGCCGCTCGCTCGTCTGGGGCAGCGCCGCATGGCCGATCGGTACATTTCCGCTGTGTCCACCGCGTGA